From Salvelinus alpinus chromosome 20, SLU_Salpinus.1, whole genome shotgun sequence:
AGTCACTAGCATTTTCAACAATAAAGATAGTCCCTTTGTGTTCCTTAAATATAccaaaaaaaatattaatatacagtagcagtccaaagtttggacacacctgctcattcaagggttttttgttattttactattttctacattgtaaaataatagtgaagacatcaaaactatgaaacaacacatatggaatcaagtagtaaccaaaaaagtgttaaacaaatcaaaacatattttatatttatggcaagaactgctcaaataagcaaagagaaactttaaatgtttcttcaagtgcagtcgcaaaaaccatcaagcgctatgatgaaactggctctcatgaggactgccacaggaaaggaagacccagagttacctctgctgcagaagataagttcattggagttaccagcctcagaaattgcagcccaaataaatgcttcacagtgttcaagtaacagacacatctcaacatcaactgttcagaggagactgcgtgaatcaggccttcatggtcaaattgcagcaaagaaaccactactaaaggacaccaataataagaaaagacttgcttgggccaagaaacacagagtaggtgaacggatgatctctgtgtgtgtgcttccaccgtgaagcatggaggaggaggtgtaatggtgtgggggagctttgctggtgacactgtcagtgatttatgtagaattcaaggcacacttacgcCATCTTatttggtttgcacttagtgggactatcatttgtttttcaacaggacaatgacccaaaacacacctccaggctgtgtaagggctatttgaccaagaaggagagtgttggagtgctgcatcagatgacctggcctccactatcacctgacctcaaagcaattgagatggtttgggatgagttggatcgcagagttaaggaaaagcagccaagtgctcagcatatgtgggaactgcttcaagactgttggaaaagcattccaggtgactacctcatggagctggagaatgccaaaagtgtgcaaagctgtcaccaaggtaaagggtggctacttcaaagaacacaaaatataaaatatattttgatttgtttaacacttttttggttactacatgattccatatgtgtgatatgtagttttgatgtcttcactattattcgacaatgtagaaaataataaaaataaagaaaaacccttgaatgagtaggtgtgtccaaactttcaactggtactatatatatatatatacatgttgcATAATTCTTTGCATTGATAAGAATATTAAACAAAAGGGATGACAGTATAACAAATACATGGACCTTTTGGGGGGATGCCTCTCATAAAAAGCAGATGTTTTTCCCAAATAAAAATATTATGAATACACCTGGCCCTAAGATTTATTACAaaaaaagaagaaagaaaaagTAAACTTCTAATACCTCACAGCTGAAGTCGAAGCTGGACAGAGAGAGTTACATTAAACTGGTTGTTTATTCTTCTTATAAGACATTGTGTAAACTAAACATCCCAATATCCCAAAAGCAAAGACCTGCTATTTGCTCTTGGCAGCTGTATTTACATGGTCCTAATAGTCAGTGGTTGTTTGCATGACCTATGCTTGATGGATGCAGAATACACTGAGAGCAGACTCATACTATGAATGAAATGATACATCATTCTTACTTGGCTGGATGAAAAGCCATGAGTGGCAATGTCAAATTACATGATTACTATATTACCTCAATATGAGCATATTGAACGCATGTTTACCAAAATAAGTTTGGTTTGTATCATTACTGTATCCTAAGAGTATTTATGTGTGCTTTAAATTGAATTATGTTAATCAAGTGGATAAACTGCATAtattcagtgcattcggaaattattcagacccctccaccttttccacattttgttacgttacagccttattctaaaattcattaaatgtttttattcacacaataccacataatgacaaagtgaaaacaggtttttagaaataccttatttacatcattcagaccctttgctatgagactcgaaactgagctcaggtgcatcctgtttccattgatcatccttgagatgtctctacaacttggagtccacctgtggtaaattgaattgattggacatgatttggaaaggcacacacctgtttatataaggttacacatttgacagtgcaggtcaaaggaattgtccgtagagctccgagacaggattgtgtcgaggcacagatctggggaagggtaccaaaacatgtctgcagcattgaaggtccccaagaacacagtggcctccattattcttaaatggaagaagtttggaaccaccaagactcttcctagagctggctgcccggccaaactgagcaatcgggggagaagggccttggacagggaagtgaccaagaacccgatggtcactctgacagagctccagagttcatctgtggagatgggagaaccttcaagaaggccaaccatctctgcagcactccaccaatcaggcctttatggtagagtggccagacggaagccactcctcagtaaaaggcacatgacagcccgcttggagtttgccaaacggctcctaaagactctcagaccatgagaaagcagattctctggtctgatgaaaccaaaattgaactctttggctgaaagccaagcgtcatgtctggaggaaacatgcaccgctcatcacctggccattaccatccctacagtgaagcaaggtggtggcagcatcatactgtggagatgtttttcaacggcagcgactgggagactagtcaggatcgagggaaagatgaacaaagcaaagtacagagaaatacttgatgaaaacctgtacagcgcgctcaggacctcagactgggacgaatgttcaccttcaacaggacaacgaccctaagcgcacagccaagacaacgaatgagtggcttcgtgacaagtctctgaatatcctgcAATGGCCCAGCcaaagtccggacttgaacccgatctaacatctctggaccgacctgaaaatagctgtacaccgacgctccccatccaacctgacagagcttgagaggatctgtagagacgaatgggagaaactctcctaatataggtgtgccaagcttgtaacgtcatacccaagaagactcgaggctgtaatcgctgccagtggtgcttcaacaaagtactgagtaaaggttctgaatacttatgtaaatgtgatatttccatttttaatttgtaatacatttgctaaaaaatataaaaaacaatttttgctttgtcattatggggtattgtgtgtagattgatgagggggggaaacaatttagtcaattttacaataaggctgtaacataacatttTGACAAaatgaatgcactgtaggtaacTGCCACAATAAAATAAACACCTACATAAAATGTCTTAATAGGACATTgggcaccacgagccagaacagcttcattgcaccttggcatagattctacaagcgtctggaactctattggatggatgcgacaccattcttccatgagaaattccaaaATCTCACCTAAGTGtttagatctggtgactgagacatacacacacccttTAACACCCTATTTttctttgagacccctcttttatAGTCACTGAGATCTCATGGTAGCCatagtagccaaaataatgggcaactgggcatttttgtacatgaccctaagcaaGATTGCATAATTAAGCCATAATAACATGATCTCTTGGAATCCTTCTCAATGATCATAGCATTGGGATCATAGGCAAGAATCTGTCAAGCCTCCTCCATTTAGCTAAGCACATAATAAAGACACAATAGGAAGAAGTACAAAACCTGTACAGACTATTTGACACATTGTCATCATTAGACATGCTAAATCCTATGCGCATTTATCCCTTAATGGGATGTTCAAAATGTAGCCAAATGTCTGCGGTCATGCACTTCTTCAATCACACCTGTGTGGAGGAACCTGCCTTCAATATACTTTGTGTCCCTAATttcctcaagtgtttcctttattttagcagttacctgtatgttacAGGTTCACTCtgtcttttttatttaacctttatttaacaaggcaagtcagttaagaacaaattcttatttccaatgacggcctaccccagccaaaccctaacccggatgacgctgggccaattgtgcgccacccaatgggattcccaatcacgtcTGGTTGTGATACttcctggaatcgaaccagggtctgtagtgacacctctagcactgagatgcagtgccttagaccgctgcaccactcttgGAACATAGGGTGAATAGAGTTTGGTTTGAAGATAAATGGGTACATATTGAGTACCAGATGGATTGATCCCTGGACAAACAGATGAAATGTTAGGGATATACCATATCAAACACTTGTTGAAATGTATTGGGGTCAATTGGAGGATGGTAGCTGTTTGAAATATAATCCTGTTCCACAACATTCTAGGTGATGTGTTGCTAGGCAAAGAACATAAATAACAAATTACTTTCAGTTATAAAAAGAAGTTTATTTCTCCATACAAATATATTCAATACAAAACATAAAATAGTACATTAAATAAATGGTCTTATAGAGTTTCACCTCTCCATAATTACCATGGCAATAACACCATAATAACATGATCTCTTGGAATCCTTCATTATTTCAGAAGAACCATCTGTTGATTCCAGTTCAATGATCATATAGGGTAGCATTGGGATCATAGGCAAGAATCTGTCAAGCCTCCTCCATTTAGCTAAGCACATAATAAAGACACAATAGGAAGAAGTACAAAACCTGTACAGACTATTTGACACATTGGCATCATTAGACATGCTAAATCCTATGCGCATTTATCCCTTAATGGGATGTTCAAAATGTAGCCAAATGTCTGCGGTCATGCACTTCTTCAACCATGAAATATACAGCTCTCAAACATACAGTATGAGGTAATAAGTTATACATCAATATTAAATAAAAGTATAAATATGTATTATATGTATACCACTTGAGCTGAATGCATGGGTCACGGTTGAACACCGCTCATAAAACATAGACTGTGCGCAAAACCGAGTGCAAAACAGGGGGTAATGGAACCCAGGTATACCACATTGCAGTTCAACCACAACATTACTTTGGATCAACAAAGGTTAAATATTacatctctttttttctttctctctccatctattcaAAAGAATTTCATAAGTGATAGACTATTCATTTCAGTTCAACTCCTTTCCGCTAAATAATACAGCATCGATCATCAGGGAATGCGGGATCGCTCGGGTCATTACGCTACACTTTAGTAGCATCCAACGCCGATCTCCTGCTTGTAGCGGTTGGTGAGAGTGTTGGCCTGTTGCGTCAGCTTGGACAGCACCCCGTGAAGCCCTGTCATGTGGAACTGGAACTGCTTTTGCAGGTTAACCTCGTCTTCCTCGGACGACACCTCCGATTCTTCTTCCTCGGAATCAATCCGAGAGCTGGGACCCCGGCTCTCCTTGAGCTTCTCGGCTTCCTCGGCGCGCATCACTCCCCACTCGATGTCGCAGCGGATGGACTTCAGGAGCTGGTAGTAGCTGTACATGTCGCCGTCCTCGATGTCGCTGTTTCCCGAGCTTTTGAGGGCggccatctccctctcttcttccagTGGGACGTCCCGCAGCAGGCTGGGCACCATCACCGTCTGGTCCATGTTGTTGACGGCTCCAATGAAGCGGTTCATGGAGTTGAACAGGGAGTTCTTCTGCAGGTGGGATTCTGAGATTTGCATCATTTTCTCTACTCTGTTGTTGATTCTCAAACTTATTTTTGAAATAAAAGTTGTAACTGTCAATCGGAGCTGGATAGTTTGTTTATCTATTTGTGCAACCCTTCTCTAATTATTTTCTAATCGCTTTGGAAAGGTGCCCCTTGATTGATGTGTTTTCGTGTCAGTGCAGCTTTCCGTGTTCCAAGCTGAGGGAGAGTTCGGCAGTTATCTTGTTTGTTCTTGTGCCTGTTCCTTTTCGTTTTTGTTCTGACTCTCTCTGGTCCTCGGTCGGATCTTTATAAAGCAGGTGGTTTCGTGTCCAAGGGCGTTCCCAGCAGCTCAGAACCTGTTTGTAAGGAGTGTTCTTCATCTACAGTTGTAACCGGACTCCAATGACCTATAATAGCACATGTTTTGCATGGTTTGCATGAAGGGGAGCGGCCTCCAAATAGAGATAGTAGTTAACCCCGACCCTGCCTGTGCCCAATAGCAAAGAAATGCATCTTCTGCAGACCAAATGATATTAGTTTCATTCGTTCAATGCCCTGCAGTAAAATGTGTTAAATGTATCCAATATCTATGTGCGCGCAATTGTCAGTGTTGCCCATCAACCTCTGAAACGCAACACAATGGTAGGCTATGTATTCTCTGAAAACATTCACACATCAAGCACACTAAAAACGAATTATAGTTTGCCTTGCAATCAAATGCGAACTTCattccaacctggtctcagaacaTTTCGTATTCATCTGTATTATCCGAGACACTTAATTTGTATATGTTACGTTTTgtgtggtatgtattaatttgtggatgtccagcaTTCAATTCTTATgctatgttacaaattacaattcgaattatatgtaaaaaaaaaaagaaaaaaaaaaggaaaatgcCAAGGGATGCCAAGCTTCCCCCAACAATTGACCAAAAAAGTAGTAAAAAACAGATACAATTATTTATCTTTAATCTCGCAGTGCTTCTTACATTTcattcaattcgcaagaggctgaatgtatctcaccagagaaagcatccaagtgaaggaaacagcgcccccctgtctcagtatgtgtagcttATCTATCgaatgctgtctggtcaaaatgagtatgacattgttgccgtcAGTAGCATTGAattcaagggaagccagcgagcatttggcctcccttgataaaaaagtattaaataatagacaatcagcattgagctaaacagagtgagctcaactgtgaatggtcctggctcaCCCAAAAAAAGTGTAACGGAAAGTCAGTTTAGATtcggcttcagaccaatcacatcagaagcCAAACATCATTGATGACATTGGCGTTTCTGTACAaatagggtgagtcaacatgtttttctacttgtttttctacacacacacacacacatacacacacacacacacatcagtaccatggacagacaTATcattttggtatcttttagttgtcactgtattagactaagcatatgTGATtggatgatgttgaaatgttgaagttgaaatggtgctggaatagtgggaGCAGCGcctgttttctttgcaacttgtggtaactctccatggttctaaatcaatgGTTGTTTAGTATTcagaaaatgtcagaaacattaccttccttgaccatgctgtaggtcagtggttcccaaccttttttggtAACTTCACCAGCAACTGAATGTTGCTTTGCCCGGATTACCCTTGAAGTACCCCCTCAATGTGCATTTTACTAGTATGCTTATGGTCTCACGAGTCTTCTTAAGTACCttctgtggataggccaagtactcCCAGGTGTTCTTGTATCcctggttgagaaccactgctgtaggtcatgtaactgtttgctATAAGCAATATGTTTTATGGATTTCCCTGgacaaattcttcaaagtagccaccctttactttgatgacagctttgcacacacttggcattctcttaaccagaattcacctggaatgcttttccaacagtcttgaaggagttcccatatatgctgagcacttgttggctgcttttccttcactctgcagtccaactcatcccaaaccatcttaattgggttgaggtcgggtgattgggaaggccaggtaatctgatgcagcactccatcactctcctccttggtcgaatagtccttacacagcctggaggtgtgttttgggtcattgtcctgttgaaaaacaaataacaacaaaatatctcaaatttggactcatgagaccaaaggacagatttacaccagtctaatgtccattgctcgtgtttcttggcccaagcaagtctcttcttcttattggtgtcctttagtaatggtttcttagcagaaatttgaccatgaaggcctgattcacacagtctcctctgaacagttgttgagatgtgtctgttacttgaacatttatttgggctgcaaactgaggtgcagttaactctcatgaacttatcctctgcagcagaggtaac
This genomic window contains:
- the LOC139546398 gene encoding mid1-interacting protein 1-B-like — translated: MMQISESHLQKNSLFNSMNRFIGAVNNMDQTVMVPSLLRDVPLEEEREMAALKSSGNSDIEDGDMYSYYQLLKSIRCDIEWGVMRAEEAEKLKESRGPSSRIDSEEEESEVSSEEDEVNLQKQFQFHMTGLHGVLSKLTQQANTLTNRYKQEIGVGCY